A stretch of the Synechocystis sp. PCC 7338 genome encodes the following:
- a CDS encoding class I SAM-dependent methyltransferase → MPNPSFLPPETDHQRLQEIWEDSLAMQYLMPLAGNYLPWSGYALRPSGLVQILNTILIRKHLSIVECGGGVSTLYIARLFRRNGLQGRLHCIENNLDWLNFLQDALAREELTTYVQLIHAPLEPCELALGNGEWYDRQKIRHQLPASKTIDCLLVDGPPAYREDIQYSRFPAVPFFQSQLAPHSTIILDDINRAGEQEILTRWQALLNVSFDSSIGNVAIAHL, encoded by the coding sequence ATGCCCAACCCTTCTTTCCTGCCCCCAGAAACAGACCACCAAAGATTGCAAGAAATTTGGGAAGATAGCTTGGCCATGCAGTACTTGATGCCGTTGGCAGGCAACTATTTGCCTTGGAGTGGCTATGCCCTCCGCCCCAGTGGATTGGTACAAATTCTCAACACGATTTTAATTCGCAAACACCTATCCATTGTGGAATGCGGTGGTGGAGTATCTACGTTGTACATTGCCCGTTTATTTCGTCGCAATGGTTTGCAGGGCCGACTCCACTGTATTGAAAATAATTTGGATTGGTTAAATTTTTTGCAGGATGCATTGGCGAGGGAAGAGTTGACCACCTACGTCCAGCTTATCCATGCCCCCTTGGAACCCTGCGAACTGGCCTTGGGCAATGGGGAGTGGTACGATCGCCAGAAAATCCGTCACCAGTTACCCGCTAGCAAAACCATTGATTGTCTGTTGGTGGACGGACCGCCGGCCTACCGAGAAGACATTCAATATTCCCGTTTTCCTGCAGTGCCTTTCTTCCAAAGTCAGTTGGCTCCCCACAGCACTATCATTTTGGATGACATTAACCGAGCTGGGGAGCAGGAGATTCTAACCCGTTGGCAAGCATTGCTCAATGTTAGTTTTGATAGCTCCATTGGCAACGTGGCGATCGCCCATTTGTAG
- a CDS encoding glycoside hydrolase 100 family protein produces MKSPQAQQILDQARRLLYEKAMVKINGQYVGTVAAIPQSDHHDLNYTEVFIRDNVPVMIFLLLQNETEIVQNFLEICLTLQSKGFPTYGIFPTSFVETENHELKADYGQRAIGRVCSVDASLWWPILAYYYVQRTGNEAWARQTHVQLGLQKFLNLILHPVFRDAPTLFVPDGAFMIDRPMDVWGAPLEIQTLLYGALKSAAGLLLIDLKAKGYSSHNDHPFDSFTVEQSHQFDLSVDWLKKLRTYLLKHYWINCNIVQTLRRRPTEQYGEEASNEHNVHTETIPNWLQDWLGDRGGYLIGNIRTGRPDFRFFSLGNCLGAIFDVTSLAQQRSFFRLVLNNQRELCAQMPLRICHPPLKDDDWRSKTGFDRKNLPWCYHNAGHWPCLFWFLVVAVLRHSCHSHYGTVEYAEMGNLIRNNYEVLLRRLPKHKWAEYFDGPTGFWVGQQSRSYQTWTIVGLLLVHHFTEVNPDDALMFDLPSLKSLHQALH; encoded by the coding sequence ATGAAATCCCCCCAGGCTCAACAAATCCTAGACCAGGCCCGCCGTTTGCTCTACGAAAAGGCTATGGTCAAAATTAATGGGCAATATGTGGGCACCGTGGCGGCTATTCCCCAATCGGATCACCATGATTTGAACTATACGGAGGTTTTCATTCGGGACAATGTGCCGGTGATGATCTTTTTGTTACTGCAAAATGAAACGGAAATTGTCCAAAACTTTTTGGAAATTTGCCTGACCCTCCAGAGTAAGGGCTTTCCCACCTATGGCATTTTCCCCACCAGTTTTGTGGAAACAGAAAACCATGAACTCAAGGCGGACTATGGCCAACGGGCGATCGGTCGGGTTTGTTCGGTGGATGCGTCCCTCTGGTGGCCCATTTTGGCCTATTACTACGTGCAAAGAACCGGCAATGAAGCTTGGGCTAGGCAAACCCATGTGCAGTTGGGGCTACAAAAGTTTTTAAACCTCATTCTCCATCCAGTATTTCGGGATGCGCCGACTTTGTTTGTGCCGGACGGGGCCTTTATGATTGACCGTCCCATGGATGTGTGGGGAGCGCCCCTAGAAATCCAAACCCTGCTCTACGGGGCCCTAAAAAGTGCGGCGGGGTTACTATTAATTGACCTGAAAGCGAAGGGTTATTCGAGCCATAATGACCACCCCTTCGATAGCTTTACTGTGGAGCAGAGTCATCAGTTTGACCTGAGTGTGGATTGGCTGAAAAAACTCCGCACCTATCTGCTCAAGCATTACTGGATTAATTGCAACATTGTCCAAACCCTGCGTCGCCGTCCCACGGAACAGTACGGTGAAGAAGCCAGCAACGAACATAATGTCCACACAGAGACCATTCCCAACTGGCTCCAGGATTGGCTTGGCGATCGGGGGGGTTATTTAATCGGCAATATCCGCACAGGTCGCCCTGATTTTCGCTTTTTCTCCCTGGGTAATTGCTTAGGGGCAATTTTTGACGTCACCAGCTTAGCCCAGCAACGTTCCTTTTTCCGTTTGGTATTAAATAATCAGCGGGAATTGTGTGCCCAAATGCCTCTAAGAATTTGCCATCCCCCCCTCAAGGATGACGATTGGCGCAGTAAAACCGGCTTTGACCGCAAAAATTTACCCTGGTGCTACCACAATGCCGGCCATTGGCCCTGTTTATTTTGGTTTCTAGTGGTGGCGGTGCTCCGCCATAGCTGTCATTCCCACTACGGCACGGTGGAGTATGCGGAAATGGGTAACCTCATCCGCAATAACTACGAAGTGCTTTTGCGTCGCTTGCCCAAACATAAATGGGCTGAGTATTTTGACGGCCCCACCGGCTTTTGGGTCGGGCAACAGTCCCGTTCCTACCAAACCTGGACCATTGTGGGTCTATTGTTGGTGCATCATTTCACGGAAGTTAACCCCGATGATGCTTTGATGTTCGACCTGCCCAGTTTGAAAAGTTTGCATCAAGCGTTGCATTAA
- the proC gene encoding pyrroline-5-carboxylate reductase yields the protein MSIQLGIIGGGIMAEAILCRLIAEKTYAPEEIIVGEPHGARRDYLQKTYQVRVSPDNQEAANVSEVLLLAVKPQVLDRVLASLAGGANRPLVISILAGVSLHRIQKGFPDHAIIRAMPNTPATVGAGMTAIAANKMVEPDQLAKAKAIFSAVGNVVEVPENLMDAVTGVSGSGPAYVALMIEALADGGVLAGLPRTIAQKLALQTVLGTAELIKETEEHPAQIKDKVTSPGGTTIAGVAVLEKMGFRSAIIEAVRAAYRRSQELGKK from the coding sequence GTGTCCATTCAACTCGGTATCATCGGCGGCGGGATAATGGCGGAGGCCATCCTGTGCCGCTTAATTGCAGAAAAAACCTATGCCCCAGAGGAAATTATAGTGGGGGAGCCCCATGGTGCCCGGCGGGATTATCTCCAAAAAACCTATCAAGTTAGGGTTTCCCCCGATAACCAAGAGGCTGCCAATGTTTCTGAGGTGCTGTTGCTCGCGGTTAAGCCCCAAGTATTGGACCGGGTCCTGGCCAGCTTGGCAGGAGGTGCTAATCGTCCCTTGGTGATTTCCATTTTGGCCGGGGTTTCCCTCCATAGAATTCAAAAAGGCTTTCCTGACCATGCTATTATCCGGGCCATGCCCAATACCCCCGCGACTGTTGGAGCCGGCATGACGGCGATCGCCGCTAATAAAATGGTGGAGCCGGATCAGTTAGCCAAGGCCAAAGCCATCTTTTCGGCGGTGGGCAATGTGGTGGAAGTACCGGAAAATTTAATGGATGCGGTGACGGGGGTTTCCGGCTCGGGCCCAGCCTACGTCGCCTTGATGATCGAAGCCCTGGCGGATGGTGGCGTTTTGGCCGGATTACCCAGGACGATCGCCCAAAAATTGGCCTTGCAAACGGTGTTAGGTACAGCGGAGCTGATTAAGGAAACAGAAGAACACCCTGCCCAGATCAAAGATAAAGTTACGAGTCCGGGGGGCACCACCATTGCCGGAGTGGCAGTGTTAGAAAAAATGGGTTTCCGTTCCGCCATCATCGAAGCGGTGCGGGCTGCCTATCGTCGCTCCCAGGAATTGGGCAAAAAATAG